CCACCACTGAAAAATGACTATGCCTAAACTCTATGACTGCGATATCTCCGGTAGCTGCTACAAGATTCGCCTATTTCTGAATATTCTCGGCGTTGACTACGACGCTGTGAAAGTTGATTTTGTAAACAAGGAGCACAAGAACCCAAGCTATTTGGCACTCAACCCCTTCGGTGAAATTCCCATTTTTGAGGACGGAGACCTGCGCCTGCGGGACGCACAAGCTATCTTGATCTATATCGCAGGGAAATATGATCCATCGGGGTTGTGGTTTCCCAAAGACGCGAAAGCGCAAGGGCAGATTGCCCAATGGCTCTCTACGGGTGGCGGTGAAATCATGAACGCTGCCGGTGCGCGGTTGGTCAAGGTTCTGAATTACCCCATGGATCTCGAGAAACTTCATGCTGGCGCCAATCGCGTTTTCAAGATCATGGATGACCATCTTGCCAACCGCCAATTCCTGGAGTTGGGGCGCCCCACAATTGCCGATATTGCCTGCTTCCCATACACGGCACTGGCTGGTGAAGGCGGCATCGACCTGTCACCATACAAGAACGTCGTCGCCTGGATTGAGCGTATGAAGCATATTGAGGGCTTTGTTCCTATGCCGGGCATTCCAAGCGCTGCGTAAATTTAGTTCGTCCGTTCACGCAGGCTCCCAACGACAGACCAAGTTGAGTCTGTATTTGGGAGTTCTCCTGCAACGGGATTTCTAGAGGAATCAGCGCTTCAGCGGTAGCCGCCATATCTCATAGCGCTCCTCACCACTTTTTACCGCTCCAGCGAAGTGTTGGTTCAAGGCACTGGAGGTAAAGAATAGATCGCCGTTTGGGCCGATGGCCGGTGTATCGGGCCAGAAAACTCCATCGTCAGCGGCCAGCAACGACATCTTCCCTGTGCCGGGTTGGTATTGCACGATTCCATTGCGGCTGACGTCGGTGATGAACAGATTGCCACGTGCGTTGGCGACGATGCCATCGGTATTGCCTCCCACAGCGCCTAGGTTCACGATCTTGGTGGAGATCTGGGCGTCGCTCGCGTTTGGCTGGCGCAGCACAGCGGTGGAGACTGCATACGCATGGGTGCCGGTGGTCACCGTCCAATACAGCCTATCGCCAGTGGGTGACAGCGCGATGCCATTGATACCAATCAACAAGGGTTGGCCCGGCCAGACTTCGGCTCCGTGGGACATGACCTGCACGCCGGCCTCGACCTGCAGGCTGGGGTGGCGGTCCAGCACCCGACGGACCTTGCCGGAATCAAAATTGACCACGATCAAACCGACCTGGTTGTGCGGGGCGCTGCGCATGCCGCTGTCGGCGATGTATGCCACGCGCCGGCGTTCATCCACGGCAATGTCGTTGAGAAAGCTGCCTGAGCGGTCGGCAACGCTATCCAACGGAAATCGCTTTACGGTTCGGCCTGACGCCAGATCAAGCACCAGCACCTTTTGGCCACCTTTTGGGGCCTCGGCCTCGCCGGCGACAAAGCCCATGTCCAGTGCCCATAGCCAACCATTGCGGTGGTCTACATAAAAGCCAAGCACGTTGCGCAGGCTCAGCTCTGGCGGACCGTCCACGGCATTGCTCTGCGTCGATGGAAATGCCGTGAGCTGAGCGGGTCCTTGCTTGATGGCGGTGTTCAGCCGGCTGAGTGTTGCGGGCGCGCCTGGTGCCACCAGGCGCGGCGTGCTGACATAGGCCGTGCCGCGGGAGTCGAAGTGCAAACCGGCAATCGGCGCGTTGACCGAGGCGGCGAAAGGGGCGGGTATGTTGCCATCTTTGGGTACTTCCCATGTGACCCCGGCATAGGAGCGCCAGCGTTCGAGTTGCAGGCCTTCCGACGCGTGGGTGGCCTGGGATGCGAGTAAGGAGGCCACGGTGAGAGCGGCGGCGCGGGTGAAGTGATGAAGCATGTTGCGGCTGGATAAGTAAAACACAGACGCCACGATATTCGGATTAAATAAATAGATAAAGTGGCATGGAGTGCATAGACTCTGCACTATGGGGAAACAATAGGTTTAATTCCATGGACCGCTTTGATACTTTTCGCTTGTTCATCCGATTGATTGAACTGGGCAGCTTTTCGGCCGCCGCTGCCGAGCGGGGCATCTCACCATCCGCTGCCAGCAAGGCCATCAATCAGTTGGAGGCGTCACTGGGAGCGAGGCTGGTACATCGGACTACGCGCCGCGTATCGCTGACCGAAGCTGGCACGCGCTATATCGAGCGAGCGCGCGCTGTATTGCTCGACGTCGAGGAAGCGGATGCCGAAGCCGCCGGCTTATCTACCGCCGCATCGGGCCGGCTGCGTTTGAATGTACCGATGGCACTAGGCTTGGCCGATCTGGGGGAGGCCCTCACCGACTTCGTGGCGGCCCACCCTCAGGTGGATCTGGATGTGGAATTGGGCGACCGGCATATTGATTTACGGGCCGATGGTTTTGACCTTGGTTTGCGTGCCACCACCGACCCCAAGGACTCCAGCTACACCGCACAACGTATCGCTGCATTTGCTCTGCACGTGTGCGCTACCCCCGCCTATCTTGCGCACCACGGCCATCCGGCATCACCGGACGAACTGGCACATCACGCCTGTTTTGCATATGCCTACGCTTCGGCGGGGGCCCGATGGCCTTTGCGTTGGGAGGGTCAAACGCATATTGCGCTTGCGCCGCGCATGCGCGCGAACAATACGCAGTTTTTAAAACGCCTGGTCATGGCGAACCTGGGTATCGCAGTGTTGCCTAGCTTTGTTGCTCAGCCAGAGATCGACACGGGGGCGCTGGTAGCACTATTCACTAACGTGGAGCGTCCACCGCTGGTGCTGTATGCCATGTACCCTGAGCGGCGTCTGACACCGCACAAGGTCGCGGTCTGTGTGGCATTTTTGAAAGACTGGTTTGCGACACGGCAGCGTGCCTGGTAGTGTCGCAGCCGATCAGAAATTGACAATGGCCGCGCTGTGCTTAGGCCTCATGATCCTTTGGCCCAGTGTTCAAGCGACTCACGCCGCACCATTAAGTTATGAAAATACCAAGGACTTGCGTGAGCAGGTCCTTTTGCATTGGGGGACGGGCGGTTAGCCATGAAAATCTCGGTCCAATGCCGCTTCCCTGGAGGCAACATACCGGAGGCACCGAGGCCGTCGTTCAGTTCGGTGGCCCCCTTCTGGGTACCTGACAATGCCTCGGCCGGCGATCTGGTAATTTTGTTGATTAGGGTTGCGCGCTTGCTTTGACAGGGTTGAGGACAAAGTCGTAATCCAAGGTGTAAAACGGCCGGTCTACCAAAGAACCATCGGGAGCGGTTCCGGCTTCGTGTCGGACCCAGTCCGCAATCAAGGTAGACCGGACTCCAAATACGGCGTCGGAATCAAGATACCTATCCTGGTCCCGGAAAACGTGGGTGATCAACCGTTCAAAGCCGTGTGCTACCAGCATGAAATGCAGGTGGGCCGGACGCCAGGGGTGGCGTCCAAGTGCTTCCAGCATTTTCCCGACTGGACCATCATGGGGAATGGGATAGGGCTGCGCCAGGATAGATCGGAAGTGGTAGCCGCCATGCGCATCGCTGATGAATCGCCCCCTGGCCCGGTGCTCATGGTGACCGCTTTCTGTTCGAGGAAGCTGGACATCGTAGTGCCCGTCCTCATCCGATTGCCAGACATCCATGGAAACCCCGGCCAGTGCAATTCCTTGTGGATCGGTGATTTTTCCCTGTACAAAGCAAGGCTCTCCACCGGCTCCATTCGCCATATCTGCCCCAAGGGGGTAGGTGGGAGCATCTTCGACAAAAAAGGGACCAAAAACGGTGGCCTCGGTGCAGCCTTCTGGTTTGATGTTGTTTTGCGCGGTGACCAAGGTCGAGAGTCCCAATACATCCGATAGAAGAATGAACTCTTGTCGGACGTCGTCGGTGATGTGGCCTGTGGCGGTCAGGAACTGGATCCCTTTAAACCACTCGTCCTCGGTGAGGTTAATTTCCCTTGCGAAAGAATGAAGGTGCTGTACCAGGCTGGTCATGACCTGTCGAAAGCGTTCATCCTTGCAGTTGGTGATGGATGCCAGGACGGCTTGCGTGATGGTGTCTTCGTTGATGTTGCGCATGGGTTTTGTCTCCATTGGGGCGTGTACATTTGGGCAGACAATACGTTACTACTGCGCCTTATGGAAAAAAATGCTCTATAGTGAAATGAGTTTTCCGCTGGATGGGGTAATAGACCATGGACCGTTGGGCCCAAATCGAATTTTTTGTACAAGTCGCTGAACTGGGAAGTTTGTCGCGCGCTGCGGAAAAGCTGGGTATGTCCAATGCGGCCGCAAGCCGCACGCTGCAAGCCCTGGAAGAACGTCTTGGCGCCCGCTTGGTGGAGCGGACGACGCGGCGTTTATGGCTTACCGAGGTGGGAACAGCCTTTCATCGCCGTTGTGTGGCCATGATGGCTGACATGGCCGAAGCCGAGGCGGTGGTGCAAGAAACCAGCTTACAGCCCAGCGGAGTGTTGCGCGTGACCAGTTCTGTGTCATTTGCGATGATGCATATCGCACCAGGTTTGCCCGAATTTAGTGACCGCTTCCCACAGTTGGCAGTGCAAATCGTAGCGGCAAATCGGTATCCGGACTTTATTGAAGCGGGCATCGATGTGGCCATTCGCACGCGCGAGTATGAAGGCGACTCCGGGATTACGGTCCGCCGTCTCGCGCATACCCGCCGTGTTCTTGCCGCGTCTCCTGGTTACTTGACGGAAAACGGGGTGCCCAAGACCCCGGAAGATTTGAAGCTCCACCGCTTGCTTGTCTACAACCTTGCCAATGACCCTTACGTGCTGCACTTCAGCCGCGGCGACGAAAAGAGAAGCACGCCCATTACAAGCATCTTGGATTCGAATGAAGGCCAAGTAATCTGCGCGGCGGGTCTCGCAGGGCTCGGGTTGGTCATCCAGCCGCTCTACATCATCTACGATGAAATTGTGGCCGGTCGGTTGGTGCCAGTGCTGACCGACTGGGAGCTCCCTTCCTTGACGATTAATTTCGCGTACCAAAGCAGGCGCCACCAACCGGCCAAGATTCGGGTCTTCACAGAGTTCTTTCTGAAGCGGTTTGAAGACCAGGAACTTGGCAAGAAGTGGTCTTCTTCGTTCCGCTAGCCCACGGCGCGTAAGGCCTCTGGCACAGGCTAAGGCCATTCGCGCCGCAAGGCACTTTGTCGCGACCACCAACGCGGTGGGACGCCACCGCCTCGTCGCAGGACGGTCGAAAATTCGGACACCGATTTCCAGGTAGAAGTGGCCGGTTAATTATTCCATTTACTGGAAAAGATATTTCCTATATCACTCTTTTTTGCCGCTGGGTGTGAATATATAGTTGCCTCCAAGGTCGGTCATAAAAGCCGAAAGTCAGGAGACACGGAACCCGCTTCCGAGAAAAATGGAAAACCGAATGATTCAAGTTGTGTTGATGCCAAACGCTGGGGCAGACCATGATTAAACACATAGTCATGTGGAATGTTCGTGGCGAAACCGCCCAGGAGCGAGACGAATCGGCGCTGTTTGTCAAATCGCGATTTGAGGCCTTGGCCGGATTGATACCGGGAATGCGCTGCCTGGAGGTCGGTGTGGATGTGAGTGGCGTCGACTACGCGTGCCACGTCGTTCTCTATTCTGAATTTGAGACCCAGCAAGCCCTGGATGCCTACGCTTCGCACCCTGAGCACCTGCGCATCCGCCAAGAACTCGGCGACATCCGCATCACTCGCCACCAAGTTGACTACATCCCACAGGGGGTCTGACGATGCAAGACTTTGTTTTCATGGCCCAGCCTTCACGGGTGGTTTTCGCCAGGGGGAGTCTGGGACTTCTGGCCAACGAGGTGAAGGCCCTGGGCGCCCGTCGCGCTTTGGTGCTGTGCACACCGCAACAACGCGAGCAAGCGCAGCGGGCGAGCGATTTGCTCGGCGAGATGGGCGCGGGGATCTTTGACGGCGCGCAAATGCATGTGCCGATTGAAGTGGCTCGCAGGGCCCGTGAATATGCCAAAACGATTGATGCTGATTGCGCGGTGGCTTTGGGTGGTGGATCCACCATTGGTCTGGGAAAGGCCATTGCGCTGGAGTCTTCGCTGCCGATCATTGCCATACCCACCACCTACGCTGGTTCCGAGATGACGCCGATTTATGGCCTCACCGAAGCTGGCGCGAAGAAAACCGGGCGCGATATCCGAGTGCTTCCAAAGACCGTGCTGTATGACCCTGAACTCAGCACCAGCCTGCCTGTTGGGATGTCGGTTGTCAGCGGGATCAATGCCATTGCGCATGCTGCAGAAGGCCTGTATGCCAAAGATGGAAATCCGGTGATGTCATTGATGGCAGAAGAGGGCATTCGAGCCTTGGCTGGCGGGCTGAAGGGTATCGTTTCGAGCGCTTTCGATAGCGACGCACGCAGCGAATGCCTGTATGGCACCTGGTTGTGCGGATCGGTGCTGGGGCATGTGGGAATGGCCCTGCACCACAAGCTGTGCCATGTTCTGGGGGGGAGTTTCAACCTGCCCCATGCCGAAACACACACCATCGTCTTGCCCCACGCGCTGGCTTACAACGCAGAGGCTGCGCCAGATGCGATGAGACGTATCGCCAGGGCCCTGGGCGTCCCGAGCGCCCCTGAAGGGGTGTTCGATCTGACGAAGCAATTGGGTGCGCCCTTGGCGCTGCGAGATATTGGGCTGAAAGAGACGGATCTGGAGTCGGTCTGCCGGATCTCCATGTCCAACCCTTACTGGAATCCAAGGCCACTCGAAGAAGTGGCGCTGATGAAGCTCCTTCGCAACGCCTGGAGCGGTCAACGGCCCGCCACCTGAACCCAGGTAAAGGCTGGTCTAAGTGCATGCAGCGGGTAACACCCGCCAATTTTTGATTCAAAGAGGAGACAGACATGGGCAAGTTTATTGGAGACGGAACCACATTCGGGGTGGCATGCCTGGGTATCACCCATCCCCACACATCAGGCCGGGTCAGGGCCCTTCAGCGGCTGCCAAATGCCACCATGCTGGGGGCTTACGACGACAGTCCCCTGCTCAAGCCTTTTACCCAGGCGATGGGCATCGAAGCGCGCAGCAAGCAGGAAATTCTGGATGACCCGAATGTCCACGCTGTCTATGTGCACTCCAAAAGCAACAAGATGGCGGACTTGTCCATTGAGGCCCTAGAGGCGGGGAAAGCCGTCCTCTGCGAAAAACCCGCAGGACGCAACTCCGCAGATGCCCGGCGAATTGTCGAAGCAGTCAATCGCACCGACGGCATCTTGCAAGTGGGCTATTGCTGGCGTTTCTCTCCTGCAGTGGACGCCATGCAGCACGCACTGCAAACGGGTCGCCTGGGTAAGGTGCTGCAGGTGCGTGCGCATGGGGGCTGTTCGCATGACGAGGCCGACACCAACCATATGAAGCAACCCGAGGACATCGGCGGGGCGATGTTCGTCATTTCTTGCCATTTGTTCGATCGTGTCATCCACCACTTTGGCATGCCCCTTTCGGTGAATGCCCGGATCACCAAGTTTGCAGGCGCCATGGGACCCACCTCGCGGGAAGACGCGGCGGGCGCGGTTCTGAACTATGCCGACAAAATTGTCGTCGTGGACTTCTTTTCATGGGATCCACTACCTTGGCTGGAAACCTGGGACATCACGGCCTATGGCACCGAAGGGGTCATGCAGTCCTGCCCATCGCCCTCCAGCTATCGGATCTACGACAAAGGTAACCGGGGTATTCCCGAGGGCTGGACGGAGTGGAATGAAACCAGCTTCCCCATCAATTGGGCATCCAAGAAAACCGTGTACTCGCCCGAGCTGGCGGAAATCGGCAACCCGGTGTTCTTTGACCGAGAACTCGCCGCATTCAACCAATCTGTGCGCCATGGCGTACCGGTTGTCATCCCCGCGACGCAAGCGCTCAACATCAGCACACTGATCGAAGCCTTGTTTGCATCTTCTAAAAACTCTGGTGCAGAGGTATTGCTGTGAACAAAACCAACCCCGAACTACTTGCCGCCTATTGGACGCTGGCCGGTGATGTCTATCCCGGTGCGCCTACCGAGGTCAGCTCGTTTTCGCTACAGGAACGCGCTGCGGCTGCCTCTAAAGCAGGCTATACCGGGATGGGCATTGTCCATGCCGATCTGATGGCCAACGCCGCAAAGATGGGTTTTCCCGGAATCAAGGCGGTACTGGCGGACAACGGCATCAAACATGTGGAAGTCGAGTTTTTGTCCGATTGGTTCGTCGACCCAGCCGACCCGCGGCGCAAGGTGTCGGACCAGGTGCGCCGTGAACTATTCGAAGCCGCAGCCGCTTTGGGTGCCCGGAATTTCAAAATTTCGCCAGCTCTTTTTGAGGAGACACCTCCCGATGTTCCTCTGCTGCAACATGAGTTTGCACGCCTATGCGAAGAGGCGCGGCAAGTCGGAACCGACATCGTCATGGAGATGATGCCATTCACCAACGTGAAGACGATCGACACCGCGATGGCCATCATTGCTGGAGCCGATCAGTCCAACGGTGGACTCTTGCTGGACATCTGGCACCTGGAGCGCGGTGGCATGCATTGCAGTGAAATCTCCAAGATTCCCGCCCGATTCTTGAAAGCCATTGAACTCGATGATGCCAACAAGGAAGTGGTCGGAACGCTTTTCGAGGACACGCGCTTCAGCCGCCAACTTTGCGGCGAAGGAAGTTTCGACCTCGCTGGTTTCATCAAGGCCGTCCTTGCTGCGGGGTTTAACGCGCCTTACTACGGTGTGGAAATTATTTCTGAAACCTTTCGCAAACTACCGCTGGAAGTGATGGCACGCACTTCTTACGAAAGCACCATGCGGCAGTTCAAAAACCTGTCCATCTAATTTATACCCTGGAGACCATCAAAATGATTCGAGTTGCTGTACTTGGTGCGGGTCGCATCGGACAAATCCATGCGGCCAACGTTGCCGCCAGCCCCCGCGCGAAGCTGATCGCAGTGGTGGACCCCGTGGAGGCTGCAGCCGATGCCTTGGCTGCAAGACTGAACTGTGAAGCATCCACGAACGCCGAAGCGACCATCGCGCGCTCCGACGTCGATGCCATCGTGATCGGCACACCATCCGATACCCATGCTTACCTCATGCTGCTGGCGGCTCGGGCAGGCAAAGCGGTGCTGTGCGAGAAACCAGTAGACAACGACCTGGTCAAGGTCGATGCCGCGATCGCAGAACTCAACCAGTTGAATGCCAAGGTCATGATGGCCTTCAATCGCCGCTTCGATCCCAGCAACATCGAATTGCGCAAAGCCATGGATGCAGGACAGATTGGCGATGTCCGCCAAGTCATCATCACTAGCCGGGACCCAGGCTTGCCTCCCCGTGACTATGTCGCGCATTCCGGCGGTATTTTCCGTGACATGGCCATCCATGACTTCGACATGGCTCGTTTTCTCTTGGCCGAGGAGCCGGTCGAGGTATACGCCAAGGCCAGCCGCATCGTCAACAAGGCGCTGATGGAAGAGTTCAACGACTACGACACGTTGATGGTGGTCATGCAGACGGCTTCTGGCAAGCAATGCCACATCAATTGCTGCCGCGAGGCGGTCTATGGCTACGACCAGCGCTTTGAAATTCTCGGCTCCACAGGGATGCTGATGAACGACAACCTTCGGCCCAGCACCGTTCGCCGCTACAACGCGACCGAGACAGAGGCATTGCCGCCACTGTTGAATTTCTTCCTGCAACGCTATACCGATGCCTATCGCAACGAGTTGGATGCATTCCTGAAAGCGCTGCAAGACGGTACGCCGATGCCCACAACACCTTGGGATGGTCGGCAGGCGCTGCGCCTTGCCGAGGCGGCGATGGAGTCGGTGGCCAGCGGCCGCGCGGTCCAGGTCTAGACCCGCACTGAACCTTTTTCCGAATTACGCCCCGGGGGACGGCCCGGGGCGGGGAGACACCTGTCCCGTCCATAGCCATTACATCAAAACCATTTGGAGACACGTATGAAAGTCAATCGCAAAATCGTCGTCGCTGCCGTCTTGGCTGCAGCCAGTTCCGCCTCGATGGCGCAACTCGTCGGCGTAAGCTGGTCCAATTTCCGTGAGGAACGCTGGACCACCGACGAAAAGGCCATCAAGGACCAGTTGGCCAAACTGGGTGCCACCTATGTGGCGGCCGATGCTGCAGCATCGCCCGAAAAGCAACTGGCTGACATTGATGGCCTTATCAGCAAAGGTGCCAAAGTACTGATGATCCTGGCCCAGGACAAGGATGCCATTGCTCCGGCACTGGCCAAGGCCAAAGCCCGCGGTATCCCAGTCATTGCCTATGACCGCTTGTTTGAATCGCCTGAGGTCTTCTATATTTCCTTTGACAACAAGGAAGTGGGCCGTTTGCAGGCTCGGGCCATCTATGCCGTCAAGCCCAAGGGCAACTACGCCATGATCAAGGGCGCTTCCACCGATCCGAACGCCAACTTGCTGCGCGAAGGCCAGCAGGAAGTATTGGCCGAGGCCATCAAGAAGGGCGATGTCAAGATCGTTGGCGAAGAATACACCGACGATTGGAAGCCAGAAGCCGCCCAGAAAAACATGGAGCAGATCTTGACCAAGGCCGGTGGCAAAGTCGATGCGGTGGTCTCGTCCAATGACGGCATGGCAGGGGGTGTGGTGGCAGCATTGTCGGCACGCGGCTTGACCGGTGTTCCTGTGTCTGGCCAGGACGGCGACCATGCTGCTCTGAATCGCGTGGCACTGGGAACGCAGACCGTATCCGTATGGAAGGATTCGCGTGAGCTGGGTCGCGAAGCTGCAACCGTAGCAGTGTCCCTGGCCAAGGGACAGCCAGTCCAAGGCGCTTCGGTCTTCAACGGTGGCGAGAAGAAGGTCAGCATGAACTCCATCCTGCTCAAGCCCCAACCCATCACCAAGGACAAGCTGGACCTGGTCATCAAGGGTGGCTGGATCAGCAAGGACGTCGCATGCAAGGGCGTTGACAAGGCCACGGGGCCTGCCGCCTGCAAGTAACTAAGGAATTGCCTTGGCTGATGGCCTCGTGATTCGGATTGCGAACGCCATCAGCCACTTTCCATCTCTAACCAAATTGAGGCATCCAAATGCGATCCCTTCGCGAAAAACTACAAATCAGTACGCTTGATCTGCGGCTGCTCATCATGGCAGGCGTCTTGGTCGTCATGGCCGTGTCATTCCACGCGGTCACTGGCATATTTCTTACGCCAGAAAATCTCTACAACATTGCCCAGCAATCCGCGGTGGTTGGCATTGTTGCGGCGGCCGTCGGGCTGGTCATCGTCTCCAGGCAGATCGATCTATCGGTGGGATCCGTTATGGCGACGGTAGGCGTGGCCATGGCATTCCTGATGTACAGCAAAGGGTGGCACTGGGTGCCAGCGAGCCTGATTGGCTTGCTCTTGTCGTTGGCGATCTATTTGTACCAGGGGTGGCTTACCGCTTATCTCGGTGTGGCATCGTTTGTTGTGACCCTGGGCGGACTGGTCTCTTTTCGTGGCATCGCCTTTTTGTTTTCCGACGGACGCACCCAGCCCATCACGGACCCAACTTTTTTGCTGATCGGTGGTGGACTGGATGGTGCGATTGGCGCCACGGCCAGTTGGGTCGTAGGTTTGCTTGCTAGCGGTTTGATTATTTGGAACATGCTTCAGCGTCGTAGAGCCTCCGCAAAGCACGGACTTGCCACCCGCCCCTTTGTGGTGGAGTTTGCAATCGCAGCTTTCTTCGTAGTGGTGATATTGGGCTTTGTTGCGGTAATGTGTGCTTATCAGATCCCTAGCAAGAAGGCCCCACAAGGTATTCCCAACCCGGTCCTGATCTGGGCCATCGTGGTGGCGCTCATTGCGTTCATCATCAACCGAACGTCTTTCGGTCGCTATATCTACGCCATCGGCGGAAATCCTGAAGCGGCGACCTTGGTGGGCATCCCCGTCAAGTGGGTCACGCTCAAAACATTCTTACTGCTGGGCGTGATGACAACCATCGCGGCCATGGTGGCGATCTCCCGGCTCAACGCGGGAACGGCTTCCCTGGGAACCGGTATGGAGCTCTATGCCATTGCGGCGGCGGTGATCGGCGGCGTCGCACTGGCTGGAGGCAGCGGCACGGTGCTGGGTACTGTGCTGGGGGCACTCATCATCCAGTTTTTGGAAAGTGGCTTGCTGCTGCTCGACGTGGGTGTTGGTCAGCGGTTGGTCATCATCGGACAAGTGCTGATCGTCGCCGTCGTCTTTGATGTGGTCTATCGTCGTGCAACCGGAGAGCGTCTGTCATGAGCCAAACTATCCTTAACCCTTTGGTCGACATCATCAATGTCAGCAAAGCATTTGGCGGCGTACATGCTGTCGAGCGCGTGAGCGTCAAACTGTACCCGGGCGAAGTGGTGGCTCTGCTGGGCCATAACGGGGCGGGCAAATCCACCTTGATGAAAATGTTGGCGGGTGCTTACCCTATCGACAGCGGAGAAATATGCATCAATGGTGAAAAGGCCAGCATCGAGAGCCCGTCCGATTCGCAAAACCTGGGTGTTGAAACCATCTACCAGACGCTTGCGTTGGCGGACAATCTGGACAGCGTAGCCAATTTGTTTCTCGGTCGGGAGCTGAAAACCCGGTGGGGAACCCTCGACGACTACGCGATGGAAAAGGCGGCGCGTGAAGTCTTCCAGCAGCTCAATCCCAACTTCAAGAACATCCGGGTGCCCGTACGTTCGCTTTCCGGCGGACAACGCCAGGTTGTGGCCATTTCCCGCGCCATCTACTTCAAGGCGAAGGCCTTGGTGATGGATGAGCCTTGCGCTGCACTGGGGCCGGAAGAGACCCGCATGGTCCATGAACTGGTGCGCAAGCTCAAGGCCAACGGCGTCGGCATTTTCTTGATTTCCCATGACATGCCGGATGTGTTTGGATTATCCGATCGACTGTGCGTGATGAAAAATGGCAAGACGGTAGGCACCTACCGAACTGCCGATGTCACCGAAGACGAGGTACTGGGGATGATCATTGCGGGCAAGAAAGTGACACGCGTTGCTGAAACGCATGAAGCCGCTTAAACAATCTCGTATGCGGGCGCCTTCTCGGCGGCGATTTCAACCGTCCCATCAAAGGGCATCGTCGCCACAAATTTGATGACCGGCGTGCCAGCCAGTGACCATGCTCCGTACAGAAAGGCTTGCCAGCCTCGGGCACTTGCCAACTTTGGAGCTGGTCACCGTGCCTAGGGGATTTATCGGATTCGTCGCTCTCTTTGTGGATAGCGGAATAGCCTGATCCACCTGTCGGGCCAATAATGGGGTTCAGGTGGTGCATATGCGGGAAAAGCGGTTTTCATGGTGGGTCCGCAGCCGGATGCTATGGGCTGCCGTGGTCTTGGTCTTGCTGGTCTTGGCAGGGTTGTGGGTTGCCCGGGAAATGCAGACTTCTGCCTATCAGGCCCGTTTTTTTGCCGCACTGGCGCGCAAGGCTAGTTTTGACATGGCGGCCGGTCCCAGCCCGTCTATCCGCTTTCCCCAGCGCGCGCCGTATGACGACCGTCTGGGCTATTCGCAGTTGCCGGTGTTTTTGCAGCGCCTGCAGGCCCGTGATTTCAAGGTGGTTGCACAGGCGCGAATGTCCCCCACCATGGCCCAGATCGTCGACGCAGGCTATTTCGCGCCCTATGCGGAAAAGAC
This sequence is a window from Rhodoferax sp. WC2427. Protein-coding genes within it:
- a CDS encoding glutathione S-transferase family protein; this encodes MPKLYDCDISGSCYKIRLFLNILGVDYDAVKVDFVNKEHKNPSYLALNPFGEIPIFEDGDLRLRDAQAILIYIAGKYDPSGLWFPKDAKAQGQIAQWLSTGGGEIMNAAGARLVKVLNYPMDLEKLHAGANRVFKIMDDHLANRQFLELGRPTIADIACFPYTALAGEGGIDLSPYKNVVAWIERMKHIEGFVPMPGIPSAA
- a CDS encoding L-dopachrome tautomerase-related protein, which produces MLHHFTRAAALTVASLLASQATHASEGLQLERWRSYAGVTWEVPKDGNIPAPFAASVNAPIAGLHFDSRGTAYVSTPRLVAPGAPATLSRLNTAIKQGPAQLTAFPSTQSNAVDGPPELSLRNVLGFYVDHRNGWLWALDMGFVAGEAEAPKGGQKVLVLDLASGRTVKRFPLDSVADRSGSFLNDIAVDERRRVAYIADSGMRSAPHNQVGLIVVNFDSGKVRRVLDRHPSLQVEAGVQVMSHGAEVWPGQPLLIGINGIALSPTGDRLYWTVTTGTHAYAVSTAVLRQPNASDAQISTKIVNLGAVGGNTDGIVANARGNLFITDVSRNGIVQYQPGTGKMSLLAADDGVFWPDTPAIGPNGDLFFTSSALNQHFAGAVKSGEERYEIWRLPLKR
- a CDS encoding LysR family transcriptional regulator, with product MDRFDTFRLFIRLIELGSFSAAAAERGISPSAASKAINQLEASLGARLVHRTTRRVSLTEAGTRYIERARAVLLDVEEADAEAAGLSTAASGRLRLNVPMALGLADLGEALTDFVAAHPQVDLDVELGDRHIDLRADGFDLGLRATTDPKDSSYTAQRIAAFALHVCATPAYLAHHGHPASPDELAHHACFAYAYASAGARWPLRWEGQTHIALAPRMRANNTQFLKRLVMANLGIAVLPSFVAQPEIDTGALVALFTNVERPPLVLYAMYPERRLTPHKVAVCVAFLKDWFATRQRAW
- a CDS encoding intradiol ring-cleavage dioxygenase, which codes for MRNINEDTITQAVLASITNCKDERFRQVMTSLVQHLHSFAREINLTEDEWFKGIQFLTATGHITDDVRQEFILLSDVLGLSTLVTAQNNIKPEGCTEATVFGPFFVEDAPTYPLGADMANGAGGEPCFVQGKITDPQGIALAGVSMDVWQSDEDGHYDVQLPRTESGHHEHRARGRFISDAHGGYHFRSILAQPYPIPHDGPVGKMLEALGRHPWRPAHLHFMLVAHGFERLITHVFRDQDRYLDSDAVFGVRSTLIADWVRHEAGTAPDGSLVDRPFYTLDYDFVLNPVKASAQP
- a CDS encoding LysR family transcriptional regulator produces the protein MDRWAQIEFFVQVAELGSLSRAAEKLGMSNAAASRTLQALEERLGARLVERTTRRLWLTEVGTAFHRRCVAMMADMAEAEAVVQETSLQPSGVLRVTSSVSFAMMHIAPGLPEFSDRFPQLAVQIVAANRYPDFIEAGIDVAIRTREYEGDSGITVRRLAHTRRVLAASPGYLTENGVPKTPEDLKLHRLLVYNLANDPYVLHFSRGDEKRSTPITSILDSNEGQVICAAGLAGLGLVIQPLYIIYDEIVAGRLVPVLTDWELPSLTINFAYQSRRHQPAKIRVFTEFFLKRFEDQELGKKWSSSFR
- a CDS encoding Dabb family protein yields the protein MIKHIVMWNVRGETAQERDESALFVKSRFEALAGLIPGMRCLEVGVDVSGVDYACHVVLYSEFETQQALDAYASHPEHLRIRQELGDIRITRHQVDYIPQGV
- a CDS encoding maleylacetate reductase — protein: MQDFVFMAQPSRVVFARGSLGLLANEVKALGARRALVLCTPQQREQAQRASDLLGEMGAGIFDGAQMHVPIEVARRAREYAKTIDADCAVALGGGSTIGLGKAIALESSLPIIAIPTTYAGSEMTPIYGLTEAGAKKTGRDIRVLPKTVLYDPELSTSLPVGMSVVSGINAIAHAAEGLYAKDGNPVMSLMAEEGIRALAGGLKGIVSSAFDSDARSECLYGTWLCGSVLGHVGMALHHKLCHVLGGSFNLPHAETHTIVLPHALAYNAEAAPDAMRRIARALGVPSAPEGVFDLTKQLGAPLALRDIGLKETDLESVCRISMSNPYWNPRPLEEVALMKLLRNAWSGQRPAT